Part of the Natrialbaceae archaeon AArc-T1-2 genome, ACCCTCATGGCGTACAGCTACGAGCCCCACTACTTCGAGGACTTCGAAGTGGGGCAGACGTTCGAGAGCGTCGGCCGTACGGTCACCGAGTACGACTTCGTCATGCACTCTGCGTTCACGGGTGACTGGACGGAGCTACACACGAACAAACACTTCGCCGAGGAGGGACATTTCGGCGAACGCGTCGCTCACGGTCCCATGACGTTCAGTCTGGCGACCGGCTTCGTCTATCGCTGTGGGATCGTCGAACGGACCGTCTACGCCTTCCTCGGGATGAACTACATGGACATCCCCGCCCCCGTCCACATGGACGACACCATCAGCCTCGAGATGGAGGTCACGGAGAAACGCGAGATCTCGAGCAAGGACGACGCCGGCCTCGTCACGATCGACACGACGATGACGAACCAGGAGGACACGGTCGTCTTCGAGGGCGACATGAAGTTCCTCATCAAACGCGCCGAGCACTACGCGTAACTCGCTACCAGCGCCGGCGTCCACAGACGCCGGGATCGATTCTCACGCCGTCGGGTCCTGTCGGTAAAGCCAGAGGCTACACGCGAGTGCAACCGCGCTCGCGACGGTCGCGATCGCGAACGACACCTGGTAGCCGACCTCCGTGTAGATCCGCGCGCCGGCGACCATCTCGCCCGTCCAGTAGGCGTCGAGGACGTAGCCCAGAAGCGTCGGGAAAAGCGCCGCACCGAGAAACGCTGCACCGTTTATCGTCGACGTCGAGACGCCGCTTGCGCTCGTCGCGTGTCGTTCCTTGATCACGGCGTAGCTCAGCGTGAACGCCCCGAGCAGAAAGCCCATAGCGAAGTAAACGACGCCGACCACGATCCGTGGCGGCTGTCCCGCGACCGCGAGGATACCGAAGCCGGCGACGTAGCCGACACCGCCGACGACGACGAGAACGGTCCGGCGCTCGAGGCGATCCGAGAGCCAGCCGAACGCGGGCGGGCCGAAGAGGAGTCCGAGACTGCCAAGCAGCGTGTACCAGGAAGCGGTCGTCACCGAGACGCCGTAGGTCTGGACGACGTAGGGCACTCCCCACAGTCCAAGCAGCGTGATCAGCATCCCCGTCGAACAGAACAGCATGAGGCTGATGGCCCACGTGACCCGTTCGGAAAGCACGACGCGAAGGTTCTCGACGACGTCTGCGAGCGTCAGACTCGTCGTGTCGGTCTCGGTTACGGGTTCGAAGCCCGCGTCTTCCGGTTCGTCGTCGGCGAGTACGAAGACGACGACGGCGAGTGCGAGTCCGAACGCCCCCAGCGCGAGCGTGGTTCCGCGCCAGCCGAACGTCCCGGCGGCGACGGCAAGCGGCGTCGTCGCGAGGATGCCGCCGAGCCCGGAGACGGCGACCGTGAGTCCGTTCATCGTCGCGAACTCGTCGGCACGAAACCAGCTCGCACAGAATCGTAGTATCGAGATGTATATCACCGCGCCGCCGAGACCGACGAGCGCTCGAGCGAGAAACGCAACGACGTAACTGTCCGCGAGTGCGAACCCGACCGCACCGACGTTGAGAACGATCGCCCCGGCCGTCGCCGTTTTCCGGGGACCGGTTCGGTCTGCGAGCACGCCGGCGGGCAACTGCATGAGCGCATAGACGTAGAAGAACGCGGCATGAAGCGTTCCGAGTGCCACACCGCTGGTATCGAACGCCACCATCAGCCGGTCGGCGAGGACGGCCGAAGAGAGCCGATAGAGGCTCACGAGCAAGAAGACGACCGCGAGTATCCCCCAGATAATCCAGCGCTGGTAGCGAAACGTTCCCCAGTATTTCACGGTAACTGATACCAATCAGCGAGGGGACGAAAACGTTCGGGTCACGGAACCCGCGTGCCGGTACCGGATCGCCGACCGAGGGTCGTCACCGACCGTTCCACGTCGGCTCGCGATCCTCGAAGAAGGCGTCGATGCCCTCGTTTTTGTCTTCGGTACCGAACAGCTGGGCGAACAGTTCGGCCTCGTACTCGATGCCCGCCTCGAGGTCCATCCGGGAGCTCGCTTTCACCGCCTTCTTCGCGAACTCGAGCGCGACGGGACTTTTCGCGGCCATCGACTCGGCGAGGTCGTACACCTCCTCGTCGAGTTCGTCGTCGTCCGCACAGACGACGTCGACGAGGCCGATCTCGCGGGCCTCCTCGGCGTCGATCAGCTCGCCCGAGAGGATCAGGCGCATGGCCTGTCCCTCGCCGACCAGCCGGGGCAGACGCTGGGTGCCGCCACCGCCGGGCATGATCCCGAGGGTGATCTCGGGCTGGCCGATCTTGGCCCGCTCGTGAGCGATGCGTACGTCACAGGCCTGGGCGAGTTCACAGCCACCGCCCAGCGCGTGGCCGTTGAGCCGACCGATGACGGGCTGGGGGAGGTCGTCGACGACCTCGTAGACCCGCGGCCGTTTCGAGATCTCGCGTTGCTCGAGGGCCGTACGCTCGCGGAACTCGGAGACGTCGGCCCCGGCGACGAACGCCTTCGCCTCGTCTTCGCCGGTGAGGACGACGACGCGGACGTCACTCGCTTCGATCGCTGCCGCGACCTCCTTCAACTCGGCGCGGACCTGCGCGTTCAGGGCGTTTCGCGCGTCGGGCCGGTCGAGGGTGACAGTCGCGACGCCGGCGACGCGGTCGCCGACCGAGGCGTGGACCGTCTCGCAGTCGTCGGCGACAGCCTCGACCTCCTCGGCACCGTCGACGGGGCTCTCGGGCAGGCTCATTCCTCGACCTCCCCGCTGACGCCGACGATTTCGCCGTCCTCCCAGACGTAGAAGCCTTCGCCGGTCTTCTTGCCCAGTTTGCCCGCACGGACCTTCCGTTTGAGCGCCTGTGGCGGCTTGAACCGCTCGCCCAGTTCCTCGCGGAGGTACTCGAGGATGTCCAGGCGGACGTCCAGGCCGACGACGTCGCCGAGTTCGATCGGTCCCATCGGGTGGTTGTAGCCCAGTTCCATCGCGGCGTCGATGTCCCGGGGGTCGGCGACGCCTTCCTCGACCATTCGCATCGCCTCGACGCCCAGCGCGACGCCCAGCCGCGAGGAGGCAAAGCCCGGCGAGTCGGTGACCTCGACGGGGGTCTTCTCGATGTCCTCGACGTAGCCGTGGGCGAACTCGAGGGTTGCCTCGTCGGTCTGTTCGGCGACGACAATCTCGACGAGTCCCATGATGTGGACGGGGTTGAAAAAGTGCAGCCCGATCACGCGGCCGTCGTTCTCGGCGGCGCTTGCGATCTCCGTGACCGACAGCGAGGAGGTGTTGGTCGCGATGATCGTGTCCTCGTCGACCAGTTCCTCGACGTCTTCCATCGTTCCCTTCTTCAGGTCGATGTCCTCGGGCACGGCCTCGACGACGAGGTCTGCCCCCTCGACGGCGTCGGCCAGGTCCGTGGTGCCCGAGAGGCGCTCGAGCGCCGCGTCGGCCTCCTCGCGGGTGACTTTCTCGCGTTCGATGCCGCCCTCGAGGGTGTCCTCGATCGCCTCGAGTCCGTTCTCGACGTACTCCGTCTCGATATCCCGTACGACGACGTCGTGGCCGGCCATCGCTGTAACCTGTGCAATGCCGTGGCCCATAGTGCCGGCTCCGAGTACTGCAACCTGCATACACGGGAGTATCGCGGGGAATGTGAAAGCCGTTTTCGTTTCAGAAGACGAGTCCGGGACCGAACTGCAGCGCCCAGAGCGCGACCATGCCGACGATGATCGTCAACAGGATGTCGCCGCGCCACCACGCGACGGCGGTGGCGACGATCGCGGCGAACAGCCGTTCGTCGAGAACCATCTCGGCGACGTCCGGGCTCGGCGTGACGAGCTGTGGGGCGACCAGCGCCGCAAGCACCGCTGCGGGCACGAACTTGAGGAACAGTTTGACCCGCGTCGGGACCTGGTTGATCCGGCCGAACAGGTGGATGAACGATAGCCGGATGAGGTAGGTCGCGACAGCGATGACGAGGATCACGGCCCAGATCTCGAGCAGCGAGTAGTCGTTCATCAGCCAATCACCTCCTCTGTGGTCACGCCGGCAACGATCCCGACGGCCGCCGCGAGCAGGAGGTCAACCCCCTGAGGCATGCCGAACTCGGCGACGGCGTAGGCTGCAGCGATCGCGACGACGGCGCTGGCGAGTGCAGCGACGACCTGTGGCGCGTCCTCGATCGCCGGAACCAGGATGGCGAGAAAGACCAGCGGAACCGCGAACATGAGGTTCAGCGACTCCGGAATGCCGGCACCGAGGAGATACCCAATCGCCGTCGTCGCGACCCAGACGACCCAGATGGTCACGCCGAGTCCGAGGTAGTACAGCCGCTTGTTACGGTCGCTGTCGTCCTTGCCGTACTCGGCGATCGACATCGCGTAGACGTGGTCGGTGAGGAAGTACGCGAGGTACGCCCGCACGCGCTTTCCGTACTCGGTGAAATGTGGCGCGATCGACGCCGAGTACATGAGCATCCGCAGGTTGATCACGATACCGGTGACGATCACGATGACGAGTCCGGCGTTCGCGCCGATCAACTCGGCGGTGACGAGCTGTGCGGTGCCCGCGAAGATGACCGCGGACATCGCCACCGTCTGGGCGGTCGACAGTCCCGCACCGTCGGCGGCGATCCCGAAGACGATCGCGAACGGGATGAGTCCCAGCAAGATCCCGACGGAATCTCTGGCCCCCGCTTTGAAGTCCCCGTTCATTGTACCGAGTGGTTGTCTGGGGCGAGGGTACGGAGGGTGTTCGAGAGCGGTACGGCCGGTTGAATCGACGGGAGCGACGGCCCCGTCGATGCGGTATCTGTCCCTAACATAGTGGGATCGGTCCGAATGTCGACAGGTGGACGACCACGACCACACGGTCCGGTTCCGGCGACGAACGGGGATGTGGTCCCGCCGTCTCTGCCCAGGCAGTCGCCAGTGTGGAACGTGTGGCTATTTGTCATGGTCGTGGCACTACCTCGCAGTGGGCATTGCCTACGTCTCTCTCAGCCACGTCCCCTTCAAAACCGTATCGAACTTTCACGATATCGTGTGTTGGTACCTATCACACTACGGGTCGTCGTCTCACCGGGTCGTCGTCTCACCTCACCTCACCTCCGGGCGTGTGAGGCGGCCGAGAGCCGAAGGCTTAACCCCGAACCGTCCGACCTACCGCGTGATGACCGACGCCGAGGCTGTAATCGTCGACGCAGTACGGACGCCACAGGCGAAAAAGGACGGCGGACTCGCCGACACGTATCCGGAGGACCTCGTGATCGCGATCCTCGAGGCACTCGAGGAGCGAACCGGCGTCCCCGCCGGGGAGTGGGACGACTTCCGGCTCGGCTGTGCAAACCAGGAGAACGAACAGGGCCGAAACCTCGCTCGCCAGTCGCTGCTCGCCGGCGGGTTCCCCGAGGAGGTCCCCGGCGCGACGACCACCCGGCTCTGTGGTTCCTCGCTCACCACGCTCGTCGACGCCGCCCGCGCGATCGAGACGGGCGACGGCGAGGTCTTCCCCGTCGCCGGCGTCGAGCACATGAGCCGGATCCCCTTCTCGGACTGGCTCCACCCCGGGATCGAGGAGCGCTACGACCCCGACGACCTCCCGATGGGCGCGACCGCCGAACGCGTCGCCCGGAAGTTCGACGTCGGCCGGGAAGAACAGGACGAGTTCGCGCTTCGATCTCACCAGCGCGCCCTCGAGGCCTGGGAGGAGGGTCGGTTCGACGACGAGGTCGTTCCCGTCGAGACCGAGGACGGCGTCGTCGACCGCGACGAGGGCCCACGCGAGGACACGGACATGGAGACCCTCTCCGGCCTTCCGACCGTCTTCGCCGACGACGACCAGGGAACGGTCACCCCCGGCAACGCCTCGCCGCTGACCGACGGCGCGGCCGGCCTGCTGGTCACGAGCGCCGAGTACGCCGACGAACACGACCTCGACGTGCTCGCACGCGTCCGCTCCCGCGGCGTCGCCGGCGTCGACCCCACCATCATGGGGATCGGCCCGGTCCCGGCGACGAGAGACGCACTCGAGGGCACCGACCTCACCGTCGACGACATGGACCTCGTCGAACTCAACGAGGCCTTTGCCTCCCAGAGTCTCTACTGTGCGCGCGAACTCGGTATCCCCGAGGAGAAACTCAACGTCAACGGCGGCGCGATCGCACTCGGCCACCCACTGGGCTGTTCCGGTGCGCGCATCGCGACCACGCTGTTGCACGAACTGAAGCGTCGCGACGGTCGGTACGGGCTGGCGACGATGTGTGTCGGCTTCGGGCAGGGCGTGGCGACGGTGTTCGAACGATCCTGAAGCGGCACTCGTTTCGAAACAGACGACGTTTCGGCAGTTACGCGTCCGCGAGCCGCATCTTGAACCCGTAGCGGGTCACACCCTCCTGGGTGTAGATCCGGCGGATCGTCGCCTCGACGCGATCGCCGACGTCGACGTTCTCGTCGCCGACGGCGAGTACCTGCGTCGGGGTCGAGACGGCCTCGTCGCGGTCGCCGCCGGGACCGTCGAGGGCGACGACCGCGCTGACGTAGGCCCCTTCTCTCGCTTGCTGTTCGACGAACTCCGGGGGCGCGCCGCCCTGGCCGATGACCGTCGCGGCCTCGACGGTCCCCGTACCGGGGAGGGAGACCTCGTCGTAGGCCTCGAACGCCCCACACTCCGTACACGCACCCTCTGGCGGGAACGCGAGCGACCCACACTCCTCACAGCGACCGGCGACGAGCCGGTGGCGCTGGGGGATCGTGCGCTTCCAGCTCGGAACGGAGACGTAAGCGCCGCCGCCGTCGGGCTCACCGGGGGTGACGTCACCGCGCATCCGGAGGTACTCGCCGTAGGACAGCGTCTCCACGCCCTCGAGTCGGGTCCGGACGGCCACGCCCTCGCCTGCGAGCCGGGCCGCGGTCGCGCCGCCGCCGGAGCCGTAGCCGATCAGCCCGAGATCGGTGTGGCCGTCCTCGAGTGCGCTCGCGAGTCCGAGGAGAACGCTCGCCGCGCCGGTGTCGCCGAGATCGTGGACGGTCGTTCCCGCCTGGAGCGCGTCGGTGTCGACGCCGAGGTCGCCCGCTGCCCGGTAGGGGAGCTTGCCGTTTGGCGACTGCAGGCAGACCGCATCGGCGTCGGCGAGGTCACCCTCGAGGGCGTCGGCCGCGGCGGCGACGGTCTCCGTGAACGCCTGCCGGTCGTAGCCCGTGACCCCGAGACCGGTCGTCTCCTCCGAGCCGCGGGGACGGAACCGGGTGCCAGGGAAGAGGCTGACGTGTTCTGCGGTGTCGGTCACGGCTCCAGGGCCGTCGGGTGCGAGCACGACGGCAGCCGCGCCCGCGCCGCCGGCGTGTTCGACCTCGTCGTCGGGTGCGCCACGCGGGGCGTCGCTGGCGACGACGAGGGTCGGCTCGTCGGCGAACTCGAGGCCGGTCACCAGCGCCTCGAGGCCGGCACGGGTCGAGCCGGTG contains:
- a CDS encoding MaoC/PaaZ C-terminal domain-containing protein, whose protein sequence is MAYSYEPHYFEDFEVGQTFESVGRTVTEYDFVMHSAFTGDWTELHTNKHFAEEGHFGERVAHGPMTFSLATGFVYRCGIVERTVYAFLGMNYMDIPAPVHMDDTISLEMEVTEKREISSKDDAGLVTIDTTMTNQEDTVVFEGDMKFLIKRAEHYA
- a CDS encoding MFS transporter, with protein sequence MKYWGTFRYQRWIIWGILAVVFLLVSLYRLSSAVLADRLMVAFDTSGVALGTLHAAFFYVYALMQLPAGVLADRTGPRKTATAGAIVLNVGAVGFALADSYVVAFLARALVGLGGAVIYISILRFCASWFRADEFATMNGLTVAVSGLGGILATTPLAVAAGTFGWRGTTLALGAFGLALAVVVFVLADDEPEDAGFEPVTETDTTSLTLADVVENLRVVLSERVTWAISLMLFCSTGMLITLLGLWGVPYVVQTYGVSVTTASWYTLLGSLGLLFGPPAFGWLSDRLERRTVLVVVGGVGYVAGFGILAVAGQPPRIVVGVVYFAMGFLLGAFTLSYAVIKERHATSASGVSTSTINGAAFLGAALFPTLLGYVLDAYWTGEMVAGARIYTEVGYQVSFAIATVASAVALACSLWLYRQDPTA
- a CDS encoding enoyl-CoA hydratase/isomerase family protein, which produces MSLPESPVDGAEEVEAVADDCETVHASVGDRVAGVATVTLDRPDARNALNAQVRAELKEVAAAIEASDVRVVVLTGEDEAKAFVAGADVSEFRERTALEQREISKRPRVYEVVDDLPQPVIGRLNGHALGGGCELAQACDVRIAHERAKIGQPEITLGIMPGGGGTQRLPRLVGEGQAMRLILSGELIDAEEAREIGLVDVVCADDDELDEEVYDLAESMAAKSPVALEFAKKAVKASSRMDLEAGIEYEAELFAQLFGTEDKNEGIDAFFEDREPTWNGR
- a CDS encoding 3-hydroxyacyl-CoA dehydrogenase family protein, which codes for MQVAVLGAGTMGHGIAQVTAMAGHDVVVRDIETEYVENGLEAIEDTLEGGIEREKVTREEADAALERLSGTTDLADAVEGADLVVEAVPEDIDLKKGTMEDVEELVDEDTIIATNTSSLSVTEIASAAENDGRVIGLHFFNPVHIMGLVEIVVAEQTDEATLEFAHGYVEDIEKTPVEVTDSPGFASSRLGVALGVEAMRMVEEGVADPRDIDAAMELGYNHPMGPIELGDVVGLDVRLDILEYLREELGERFKPPQALKRKVRAGKLGKKTGEGFYVWEDGEIVGVSGEVEE
- a CDS encoding AzlD domain-containing protein yields the protein MNDYSLLEIWAVILVIAVATYLIRLSFIHLFGRINQVPTRVKLFLKFVPAAVLAALVAPQLVTPSPDVAEMVLDERLFAAIVATAVAWWRGDILLTIIVGMVALWALQFGPGLVF
- a CDS encoding AzlC family ABC transporter permease translates to MNGDFKAGARDSVGILLGLIPFAIVFGIAADGAGLSTAQTVAMSAVIFAGTAQLVTAELIGANAGLVIVIVTGIVINLRMLMYSASIAPHFTEYGKRVRAYLAYFLTDHVYAMSIAEYGKDDSDRNKRLYYLGLGVTIWVVWVATTAIGYLLGAGIPESLNLMFAVPLVFLAILVPAIEDAPQVVAALASAVVAIAAAYAVAEFGMPQGVDLLLAAAVGIVAGVTTEEVIG
- a CDS encoding thiolase family protein, producing MTDAEAVIVDAVRTPQAKKDGGLADTYPEDLVIAILEALEERTGVPAGEWDDFRLGCANQENEQGRNLARQSLLAGGFPEEVPGATTTRLCGSSLTTLVDAARAIETGDGEVFPVAGVEHMSRIPFSDWLHPGIEERYDPDDLPMGATAERVARKFDVGREEQDEFALRSHQRALEAWEEGRFDDEVVPVETEDGVVDRDEGPREDTDMETLSGLPTVFADDDQGTVTPGNASPLTDGAAGLLVTSAEYADEHDLDVLARVRSRGVAGVDPTIMGIGPVPATRDALEGTDLTVDDMDLVELNEAFASQSLYCARELGIPEEKLNVNGGAIALGHPLGCSGARIATTLLHELKRRDGRYGLATMCVGFGQGVATVFERS
- a CDS encoding zinc ribbon domain-containing protein, whose product is MTGIASVGAYAPRYRLTAEAVEEAWGQFHGAGISETAVPAGDEDALTMAHEAAALALAAGDVDADEIGALLIGTTTPPYEEEAIPPRLASTLGLGTDLETRQFTGSTRAGLEALVTGLEFADEPTLVVASDAPRGAPDDEVEHAGGAGAAAVVLAPDGPGAVTDTAEHVSLFPGTRFRPRGSEETTGLGVTGYDRQAFTETVAAAADALEGDLADADAVCLQSPNGKLPYRAAGDLGVDTDALQAGTTVHDLGDTGAASVLLGLASALEDGHTDLGLIGYGSGGGATAARLAGEGVAVRTRLEGVETLSYGEYLRMRGDVTPGEPDGGGAYVSVPSWKRTIPQRHRLVAGRCEECGSLAFPPEGACTECGAFEAYDEVSLPGTGTVEAATVIGQGGAPPEFVEQQAREGAYVSAVVALDGPGGDRDEAVSTPTQVLAVGDENVDVGDRVEATIRRIYTQEGVTRYGFKMRLADA